Proteins encoded in a region of the Bacillus methanolicus genome:
- a CDS encoding response regulator, whose amino-acid sequence MAHRILIVDDAAFMRMMIKDILTKNGYEVVGEAADGIQAVEKYKELQPELVTMDITMPEMDGITALKEIKKIDPNAKVIMCSAMGQQAMVIDAIQAGAKDFIVKPFQADRVLEAISKTLG is encoded by the coding sequence ATGGCACACAGAATTTTAATTGTAGATGATGCTGCATTCATGCGAATGATGATAAAAGACATTTTAACAAAGAATGGGTATGAGGTTGTCGGTGAAGCTGCAGACGGCATCCAAGCAGTCGAAAAATATAAAGAACTTCAGCCTGAATTGGTAACGATGGATATTACGATGCCGGAAATGGATGGGATTACCGCACTGAAAGAGATTAAGAAAATTGATCCGAATGCCAAAGTTATCATGTGTTCGGCCATGGGACAGCAAGCAATGGTCATTGATGCGATTCAAGCAGGAGCGAAAGATTTTATTGTAAAGCCATTTCAGGCTGATCGTGTGTTAGAAGCAATTTCTAAGACTTTAGGATAA
- the flhF gene encoding flagellar biosynthesis protein FlhF: protein MKVKKYVASTMTEAMKLIRAELGNDAVILNSKVVHTGGFLGFFKKKNIEVIAAVDPIPKDEAIPIVKQKTKNIPKEKEYQFEKQQDIYPENKLESTFHNLRTSELIKEISEIKALLKKGHSTFNESGIPLPGPLHEASLLMEKQEINKQIQAAVLEELIEKWYLTGARASIDEVLSWLKSYICNRIANLTFGGVHFAKQYVNVVGPTGVGKTTTLAKIAADCVLTHKKKAAFITTDTYRIAAIDQLKTYAQLLNVPLEVCYNMEDFQKAANQFADYDIVFIDTAGRNFRNPDYVNDLKKTIDFDRDMETYLVLSLTSKQKDMEEIIEQFSLISIDKLIFTKADETSSYGAMLNVIDKYRIGAAYLTNGQNVPDDILVANPSVITNLLFGVETDERSS, encoded by the coding sequence TTGAAGGTAAAGAAATATGTCGCTTCTACTATGACTGAAGCGATGAAATTAATAAGGGCTGAACTTGGCAACGATGCTGTCATTCTTAATTCGAAGGTTGTTCATACAGGCGGATTTTTAGGTTTTTTTAAAAAGAAAAATATCGAAGTAATCGCGGCGGTCGATCCGATTCCAAAAGACGAAGCAATACCGATCGTGAAACAAAAAACAAAAAACATTCCGAAAGAGAAGGAATATCAATTTGAAAAACAGCAAGACATATATCCTGAAAATAAATTAGAGTCTACTTTTCATAATCTTCGCACAAGTGAATTGATAAAGGAAATTTCTGAAATAAAAGCGCTGTTGAAAAAAGGTCATTCCACTTTTAATGAAAGTGGAATTCCGCTTCCTGGTCCGCTGCATGAAGCAAGTCTGCTGATGGAAAAACAAGAGATTAATAAACAAATTCAGGCAGCTGTTCTCGAAGAGTTAATTGAAAAGTGGTATTTAACAGGTGCCCGCGCTTCAATAGATGAAGTTTTATCATGGCTTAAGAGTTATATATGTAATCGTATCGCCAATCTCACATTTGGCGGTGTTCATTTTGCGAAACAATATGTTAATGTGGTTGGTCCAACAGGGGTTGGTAAAACGACAACTTTAGCAAAGATTGCCGCCGATTGTGTGCTGACGCATAAAAAAAAGGCAGCATTTATTACAACAGATACTTATCGGATTGCTGCGATCGATCAGTTAAAAACATATGCACAATTATTAAATGTTCCGTTGGAAGTATGCTACAACATGGAAGATTTTCAGAAAGCAGCCAATCAATTTGCTGATTATGATATTGTCTTTATTGATACAGCAGGCAGAAATTTCCGAAATCCGGATTATGTAAATGACTTAAAAAAAACAATTGATTTTGACAGGGATATGGAAACATATCTTGTTCTTTCCTTAACTTCGAAACAAAAAGATATGGAAGAAATTATTGAACAGTTTTCACTTATTAGCATAGATAAATTGATTTTTACAAAAGCGGACGAAACTTCAAGCTATGGTGCGATGCTGAACGTAATCGATAAATACCGGATTGGCGCGGCTTATTTGACGAACGGCCAAAATGTTCCCGACGATATACTGGTTGCCAACCCTTCGGTGATAACGAATTTATTATTTGGGGTTGAAACAGATGAACGATCAAGCTGA
- the fliQ gene encoding flagellar biosynthesis protein FliQ: protein MTSEAVISIAEQGIYTVLMISGPLLLLALVVGLIVSIFQATTQIQEQTLAFIPKIIAVLLGVVFFGPWMLSHMLSYANEIFSNLTRFIG from the coding sequence ATGACTTCTGAAGCTGTCATTTCGATTGCCGAACAGGGCATCTACACAGTATTGATGATAAGCGGGCCATTATTGCTTCTTGCATTAGTTGTAGGTTTGATTGTAAGCATTTTCCAAGCAACTACACAAATTCAGGAACAAACGCTGGCATTTATTCCGAAAATTATTGCCGTGTTGCTCGGTGTCGTCTTCTTCGGACCATGGATGCTGAGCCATATGCTGTCATATGCAAATGAAATTTTTTCGAATTTAACGAGATTTATAGGATGA
- a CDS encoding protein-glutamate methylesterase/protein-glutamine glutaminase produces the protein MEKIKVLVVDDSAFMRKLIHDFLSENPRISVIGIARHGEDAVKKVKELKPDVVTLDIEMPKLNGLEALKMIMQENPVPIIMLSSTTREGAENTVLAMQYGAIDFVQKPSGTISLDLHKVKDELVRKVILASKANMKQVEKASLIGKNTIPATQNYSKIELQNPIKHSKVSIGKWNYQKKKLICIGASTGGPRALQHVLIQLPREFQAPILVVQHMPPGFTKSLADRLNSLSQIHVKEAEDGELLKKGTAYIAPGGYHLKVKQVGTSLAVQLDKSPPYNGHRPSVDVMFESVSKIKDYLKIAVIMTGMGSDGAEGLIHLKSNGVVKAIAESQETSIVFGMPKSAIATRLVDEVQNVEKIAETIMKYV, from the coding sequence ATGGAGAAAATTAAGGTGCTTGTTGTAGATGATTCAGCATTCATGAGAAAACTTATTCATGATTTTCTATCTGAAAATCCAAGGATCAGTGTCATTGGAATTGCCCGGCACGGAGAAGATGCCGTTAAGAAAGTAAAGGAATTGAAGCCGGATGTAGTTACATTGGATATTGAAATGCCGAAATTGAACGGGCTCGAAGCGTTAAAAATGATTATGCAGGAAAATCCCGTTCCCATTATCATGCTATCAAGCACGACACGGGAAGGTGCGGAAAATACAGTGCTGGCAATGCAATATGGGGCGATTGATTTCGTTCAAAAGCCATCCGGAACGATCTCTCTTGATTTGCATAAGGTCAAAGATGAATTAGTTCGCAAAGTGATATTAGCAAGTAAGGCGAATATGAAGCAAGTGGAAAAAGCTTCATTAATTGGAAAAAACACTATTCCAGCAACTCAAAATTATAGTAAAATTGAACTACAGAACCCGATAAAACATTCGAAAGTTTCCATTGGTAAATGGAATTATCAGAAAAAAAAGCTTATTTGTATTGGAGCTTCAACCGGCGGCCCGAGAGCATTGCAGCATGTTCTGATACAGCTGCCTCGAGAATTTCAGGCGCCAATTTTAGTCGTTCAACATATGCCGCCGGGTTTTACAAAATCTTTGGCGGACAGGTTGAATTCTTTATCTCAAATTCACGTCAAAGAAGCTGAAGATGGCGAATTGCTAAAAAAGGGAACAGCGTATATAGCACCCGGCGGCTATCACCTTAAGGTAAAACAAGTCGGGACAAGCCTTGCTGTTCAACTTGACAAGTCTCCCCCTTACAACGGCCATCGTCCTTCTGTCGATGTCATGTTTGAGTCTGTGAGCAAAATAAAAGACTATTTAAAGATCGCGGTTATTATGACAGGAATGGGATCTGACGGGGCCGAAGGGCTTATTCATTTAAAAAGCAACGGAGTAGTGAAAGCAATTGCGGAGTCACAAGAAACATCCATCGTGTTTGGAATGCCTAAATCGGCGATTGCTACAAGATTGGTAGATGAAGTCCAAAATGTTGAGAAAATTGCTGAAACAATTATGAAATACGTTTAA
- the fliP gene encoding flagellar type III secretion system pore protein FliP (The bacterial flagellar biogenesis protein FliP forms a type III secretion system (T3SS)-type pore required for flagellar assembly.), which yields MNEFIQFFSNSSPENVSVSVKLLLLLTVLSLAPSILILMTCFTRIVIVLSFVRTALATQQMPPTQVLIGLSLFLTFFVMAPTFQEVNDEALTPLFNNEITLEEAYDRASVPFKEFMSAHTRQKDLALFLDYSKAERPKSVQDIPLTTLVPAFAISEIKTAFQIGFMIFIPFLVIDMVVSSVLMSMGMMMLPPVMISLPFKILLFIMVDGWYLVVKSLLQSY from the coding sequence ATGAACGAATTTATTCAATTTTTTAGCAACAGCTCCCCGGAAAACGTTTCTGTTTCTGTTAAACTTCTATTGCTTTTGACGGTTCTCTCTTTAGCTCCCAGCATTCTTATATTGATGACTTGCTTTACAAGAATTGTCATCGTTCTTTCCTTTGTCAGAACGGCGCTTGCTACACAGCAAATGCCGCCAACTCAAGTGCTTATTGGATTGTCTCTGTTCTTGACATTTTTTGTGATGGCTCCTACTTTCCAGGAAGTAAACGATGAAGCGCTGACTCCACTGTTTAATAATGAAATTACGTTGGAAGAGGCTTACGATCGGGCCAGTGTACCTTTTAAAGAGTTTATGAGCGCCCATACAAGACAGAAAGATCTTGCCCTTTTTTTGGACTATTCAAAGGCAGAGCGTCCGAAGTCTGTACAGGATATACCATTGACTACACTCGTTCCGGCTTTTGCAATTTCTGAAATAAAGACGGCTTTTCAGATTGGTTTTATGATTTTTATTCCTTTTTTAGTGATCGATATGGTTGTGTCAAGTGTCTTGATGTCGATGGGAATGATGATGCTTCCGCCTGTAATGATTTCGCTCCCATTCAAAATATTACTATTTATTATGGTAGACGGTTGGTATTTAGTAGTTAAATCTCTTTTACAAAGCTATTAA
- the fliR gene encoding flagellar biosynthetic protein FliR: MLDLLPKFPMFLLIFVRVTSFFLMMPFFSYRTIPARIKIGLGFFLAWIMFFTIDAPAFEINGEFLLLIIKEALVGLLIGFVAYMIMSAIQIAGGFIDFQMGVAIANVIDPQTGAQSPLMGQYLYSVALLFLLTANGHHLLIDGIFYSYKFIPIDQAWIPFGNENFLNYILKSFSSVFVIAFQMSVPVVGCLLLVDVALGIVARTVPQLNVFIVGLPLKIGVSFIVLIAVMGVMMLAVSQLFETMLSTMRGLMDLIGGL; the protein is encoded by the coding sequence ATGCTGGATTTGCTCCCGAAATTTCCGATGTTTTTGCTTATTTTTGTAAGGGTAACTTCTTTTTTTCTTATGATGCCGTTCTTTTCTTACAGGACAATACCTGCGAGGATAAAGATCGGCCTTGGCTTTTTTCTTGCCTGGATTATGTTTTTTACAATCGATGCACCCGCTTTTGAAATCAATGGAGAGTTTCTCCTCTTGATTATTAAGGAAGCATTAGTCGGGCTTTTGATTGGCTTTGTCGCCTATATGATTATGTCTGCAATCCAAATAGCCGGAGGATTTATTGATTTTCAAATGGGCGTCGCCATTGCCAATGTCATTGACCCGCAGACAGGTGCGCAAAGCCCTTTGATGGGGCAATATTTGTACTCGGTTGCATTGCTGTTTTTATTGACGGCTAATGGACATCATTTATTGATTGACGGGATTTTTTACAGCTACAAATTTATCCCTATTGATCAAGCATGGATCCCTTTCGGCAATGAAAATTTTTTAAATTATATATTGAAATCATTTAGTTCCGTCTTTGTCATTGCTTTTCAAATGTCTGTTCCCGTTGTTGGTTGTCTTCTTCTTGTCGATGTAGCCCTTGGGATCGTGGCAAGAACGGTTCCGCAGTTAAACGTATTTATTGTCGGCCTCCCTTTGAAAATTGGTGTCAGCTTTATTGTTTTGATTGCTGTAATGGGTGTGATGATGCTGGCAGTCTCACAATTGTTTGAGACAATGCTTAGCACGATGCGCGGTTTGATGGACCTTATTGGAGGGCTATAA
- a CDS encoding flagellar biosynthetic protein FliO: MQKLIFIGKVALLVLLALLGSQSWAFAEQVNNSVKDCIENPDNCEDDSIREKQKEQAKPGGENVGLNVWDFFRMIFATLFVVALLYFILKLINKKSMVYRSNQLVENIGGTNLGGNRSIQMVKVGNRLLVVGVGENIQLLKEIDDPDEFRQIITEYNDKMEQLVQPSDIVTKVIQRTRKIYAAKEDNSQFKMLLKKQLDELKNERKKFFEGMEQKGKDER; encoded by the coding sequence TTGCAAAAACTAATATTCATAGGAAAAGTGGCGCTTCTCGTTTTACTTGCTTTGCTTGGCTCACAAAGCTGGGCTTTCGCAGAGCAGGTAAATAACAGTGTGAAAGATTGCATTGAAAATCCCGATAACTGTGAAGATGATTCCATTCGGGAAAAACAAAAAGAACAAGCAAAACCAGGCGGAGAAAATGTAGGACTGAATGTTTGGGATTTCTTCAGAATGATTTTTGCAACACTTTTTGTAGTGGCGCTTCTTTATTTTATTCTCAAGCTGATCAATAAAAAATCGATGGTATACAGGAGTAATCAATTGGTTGAAAACATAGGGGGGACGAATCTCGGAGGAAACCGGTCGATCCAAATGGTTAAGGTGGGAAACCGGCTTTTAGTTGTCGGCGTAGGTGAAAACATCCAGCTGTTAAAAGAAATTGACGATCCTGATGAGTTTCGTCAAATCATCACAGAATACAACGACAAAATGGAACAGCTTGTTCAACCAAGCGATATTGTGACAAAGGTCATTCAGAGAACAAGGAAAATATATGCTGCTAAAGAGGATAACAGTCAATTCAAAATGCTTCTAAAGAAGCAATTAGATGAATTGAAAAACGAAAGGAAAAAATTTTTTGAAGGTATGGAACAGAAAGGGAAAGACGAACGATGA
- the flhA gene encoding flagellar biosynthesis protein FlhA, protein MSARDLPVLLGVILIVAMLIIPFPTWLLSILIIINISLALIVLLTSMNMREPLQFSVFPSLLLILTLFRLGLNVSTTRAILSNGEAGGVVETFGTFVIGGNLVVGLVVFLILVIIQFIVITKGSERVSEVAARFTLDAMPGKQMSIDADLNAGMISEQEARQRREKVGREADFYGAMDGASKFVKGDAIAGIIIVFINLIFGIVIGMLQKDMSISDAASHYSLLTVGDGLVSQIPALLISTATGIVVTRAASEGNLGTDITSQLLAYPKMLYITGGTIFFLGLFTPISDLLTLPIAGLLFLGGKMFSRIPEPDKEHLQELEEEIETDEMKSPESVVNLLSIDPIEFEFGYGLIPLADTNQGGDLLDRIVMIRRQLAIELGLVIPVVRIRDNIQLQPNEYRLKIKGNEMARGELLLDHYLAMSPGVDDDSIEGIDTIEPSFGLPAKWITEEMKEKAEILGYTVVDPPSVVSTHITEVIKANAYELLGRQETKQLIDHLKESYPILVEEVTPNPLSVGEVQKVLAKLLKENVSIRNLPVIFETLADFGKATTDTDLLTEYVRQALARQITNQYTGQEKTLKVITLSGKVEKLIAEGVQQTEHGNYLSLDPTISQQILESIASQIEQVSLMDQTPVVLCSPAVRMYVRQLTERYFPQIPILSYNELEANVEVQSVGVVNVD, encoded by the coding sequence ATGTCAGCAAGAGATCTTCCAGTATTGCTAGGTGTGATCTTAATTGTAGCAATGCTAATAATTCCTTTTCCAACATGGCTGCTAAGCATTTTAATTATTATCAACATTTCTTTAGCGCTGATTGTATTGCTAACCTCAATGAATATGAGGGAACCGCTCCAGTTTTCCGTTTTTCCGTCATTATTGCTGATATTAACGCTATTTCGACTCGGACTGAATGTGTCAACGACCAGGGCGATCTTGTCGAATGGAGAAGCCGGAGGGGTTGTTGAAACTTTTGGTACGTTTGTCATCGGGGGCAACTTAGTTGTCGGTCTTGTTGTTTTCCTTATTTTGGTCATTATTCAGTTTATCGTTATTACTAAGGGCTCTGAACGCGTTTCAGAGGTCGCAGCACGCTTCACCCTTGATGCAATGCCGGGGAAACAAATGAGCATCGATGCAGATTTAAATGCAGGTATGATCTCAGAGCAAGAAGCCCGGCAGCGCAGGGAAAAAGTCGGCAGGGAAGCTGATTTTTACGGAGCGATGGATGGTGCCAGCAAATTCGTTAAAGGTGATGCAATAGCAGGGATCATTATTGTTTTCATCAACTTAATTTTTGGAATTGTTATTGGAATGCTGCAAAAAGATATGTCCATCAGCGATGCAGCCTCCCACTATTCTTTACTGACAGTAGGGGATGGTCTTGTCAGTCAAATTCCTGCATTACTGATTTCAACCGCAACCGGTATTGTCGTAACGAGGGCGGCATCAGAAGGGAATCTTGGGACAGATATTACTTCTCAGCTTCTTGCTTATCCGAAAATGCTCTATATTACAGGTGGTACAATATTCTTCCTTGGATTATTTACACCAATTTCGGATTTATTGACTCTTCCAATTGCCGGTTTGCTGTTTTTAGGAGGAAAGATGTTCTCACGGATTCCGGAGCCGGACAAAGAACATTTGCAAGAACTTGAAGAGGAAATTGAAACCGATGAAATGAAAAGCCCTGAAAGTGTTGTTAATTTATTAAGTATTGATCCGATTGAATTCGAATTTGGATATGGGCTTATTCCATTGGCTGACACAAATCAAGGCGGGGATCTTTTGGATCGGATTGTCATGATCCGCCGGCAGCTGGCGATTGAATTAGGGTTAGTCATCCCGGTTGTCCGCATCCGCGATAATATTCAGCTTCAGCCGAACGAATATCGGTTAAAAATAAAAGGAAATGAAATGGCCAGAGGTGAACTGCTTCTCGATCATTATTTGGCGATGAGCCCAGGAGTAGATGATGATTCAATCGAGGGAATCGATACGATTGAACCTTCATTCGGGCTTCCGGCCAAGTGGATTACGGAAGAAATGAAGGAAAAGGCAGAAATTTTGGGATATACAGTCGTTGACCCGCCTTCAGTCGTTTCTACACATATTACCGAAGTCATTAAAGCGAATGCCTATGAATTGTTAGGAAGACAAGAAACGAAACAATTGATCGACCATTTAAAAGAAAGCTATCCAATCCTTGTCGAAGAAGTAACGCCAAACCCTCTTTCTGTCGGTGAAGTACAGAAAGTACTTGCGAAACTTCTAAAAGAAAATGTATCGATTCGAAATTTGCCGGTTATTTTCGAAACGCTGGCAGACTTTGGAAAGGCCACAACGGATACAGATCTTCTAACTGAATATGTTCGCCAGGCGCTTGCCAGACAAATCACGAACCAATATACGGGGCAGGAGAAAACATTAAAAGTAATCACGCTTTCCGGAAAAGTTGAAAAACTGATTGCTGAAGGGGTACAGCAAACGGAGCACGGCAATTATTTATCTCTTGATCCTACTATTTCTCAACAAATACTGGAGTCAATAGCTTCCCAAATCGAACAAGTGTCGCTTATGGATCAGACTCCGGTTGTATTATGTTCCCCGGCAGTAAGAATGTATGTCCGCCAGTTAACCGAAAGATATTTTCCGCAAATACCGATATTATCTTATAACGAACTGGAAGCAAACGTAGAAGTACAAAGTGTCGGGGTGGTGAACGTAGATTGA
- a CDS encoding MinD/ParA family protein — protein sequence MNDQAEGLRLRLGMDEKKTDKKAIAVVSGKGGVGKSNFSLNFAIALSKRGAKVLLIDMDIGMGNLDILMGSAPDLTIIDYFEKEIPLEKIIMTGPNGIHYIAGGSGLASFVKLGEAELDQFFEDLEMSFEDYEYLIFDMGAGIREDLLPFLLSVDEVFVITTPEPTAITDAYAMMKYVHLLDSRIPLYVVVNKARSIKEGAETIQRLSKVVNQFLGRRLISLGILPDDLMVQKAVRRQIPFVNLNEKSPVSRSLIEIADRYVQPKSYEKTPAVKFHFVSKLKKFLFER from the coding sequence ATGAACGATCAAGCTGAAGGATTAAGATTAAGACTTGGGATGGATGAAAAAAAAACCGATAAAAAGGCAATCGCTGTTGTCAGCGGCAAAGGAGGAGTCGGAAAGTCAAATTTTTCTTTAAACTTTGCCATTGCATTGTCAAAACGGGGCGCAAAAGTTTTGTTAATTGATATGGATATCGGAATGGGAAATCTGGATATTTTAATGGGAAGCGCCCCTGACTTAACAATCATTGATTACTTCGAAAAAGAAATACCGCTTGAAAAAATCATTATGACAGGACCTAACGGAATCCATTATATTGCCGGCGGTTCGGGTCTCGCTTCGTTCGTGAAACTTGGAGAAGCAGAATTGGACCAGTTTTTTGAAGATTTAGAAATGAGCTTTGAGGATTATGAGTATTTGATTTTTGATATGGGAGCCGGCATTAGAGAAGATTTATTGCCTTTTCTGCTGTCCGTTGATGAAGTGTTTGTTATTACGACACCTGAGCCGACTGCAATCACGGATGCGTATGCGATGATGAAATATGTACATTTACTCGATTCAAGGATCCCGTTATATGTTGTCGTAAATAAGGCCCGATCAATAAAGGAAGGAGCCGAAACGATTCAAAGATTGTCAAAGGTTGTCAATCAATTTTTAGGGCGCCGCTTGATTTCCTTGGGCATTCTCCCTGATGATTTGATGGTGCAAAAGGCTGTCAGAAGGCAAATTCCTTTTGTGAATTTAAATGAAAAATCTCCTGTTTCCCGGTCATTAATAGAAATTGCCGATCGCTATGTGCAACCGAAGTCATATGAAAAAACACCGGCGGTCAAATTTCATTTTGTTTCAAAGTTAAAGAAATTTCTCTTTGAAAGGTAG
- the flhB gene encoding flagellar biosynthesis protein FlhB, translating to MKFLTLDLQFFAGEKTEKATPKKRQDARKKGQVAKSQDVNTAVHLLAVFLFFMFAGELLLDHILGVFRHSFQDYLLVEMTENNLKSILLEILKELTFILGPIMLVALVAGVAANYFQIGFLFSSEAIQMKLEKINPIQGFKRIFSLRALVELLKSVLKISFVGIVTFTVLWKRIDEILLLSHKSVGAALAAIASLTVQMGLFASGALLFLAILDYLYQKYDFEKSIRMSKQDIKDEFKNIEGDPLIKSKIKQRQREMAMRRMMQEVPKADVVITNPTHFAVALKYDEQKMDAPYVVAKGVDYVAQKIKYIAKENDVITVENRPLARALYDQTDIGETIPEQFFKAVAEILAFVYRTKNKI from the coding sequence ATGAAGTTTCTTACATTAGACTTGCAGTTTTTTGCCGGAGAAAAAACGGAGAAAGCAACTCCAAAGAAACGCCAAGATGCGCGAAAAAAAGGGCAGGTGGCAAAAAGTCAGGATGTGAATACGGCCGTTCATTTGCTGGCAGTATTTTTATTTTTCATGTTTGCAGGCGAGTTGTTGTTGGATCATATTTTAGGTGTATTCAGGCATTCTTTCCAGGATTATTTGCTTGTTGAAATGACGGAAAATAATCTCAAATCGATTTTGCTTGAAATCTTGAAGGAACTCACTTTTATTTTAGGTCCGATCATGCTTGTTGCACTTGTTGCCGGTGTGGCGGCTAATTATTTTCAGATCGGATTTTTATTTTCGTCAGAAGCCATTCAAATGAAACTTGAGAAGATCAATCCGATCCAAGGTTTTAAACGCATTTTTTCTTTAAGGGCACTCGTTGAGCTATTGAAATCCGTTTTAAAAATCAGTTTTGTCGGAATTGTTACGTTTACGGTGCTTTGGAAGCGGATTGATGAAATTCTTCTCCTTTCTCATAAATCTGTAGGCGCTGCTCTTGCTGCGATCGCAAGTTTAACGGTGCAGATGGGGCTGTTTGCATCAGGTGCCCTGCTCTTTCTGGCGATTCTCGATTATCTATATCAAAAGTACGATTTTGAAAAAAGCATCAGAATGTCAAAACAGGACATAAAAGATGAATTCAAAAATATTGAAGGGGATCCTCTCATCAAATCAAAAATAAAGCAAAGACAGCGGGAAATGGCTATGCGAAGAATGATGCAGGAAGTGCCGAAAGCCGATGTGGTCATAACAAACCCTACCCATTTTGCGGTTGCTTTAAAGTATGATGAACAAAAAATGGATGCTCCGTATGTCGTCGCAAAAGGCGTAGATTATGTTGCTCAAAAGATCAAGTATATTGCGAAAGAAAATGATGTCATCACAGTGGAAAACCGTCCACTGGCAAGGGCGCTATACGATCAGACGGATATCGGTGAGACAATTCCGGAACAATTTTTTAAAGCGGTAGCGGAAATTCTTGCGTTCGTTTACCGGACAAAAAATAAGATTTGA